In the Triticum aestivum cultivar Chinese Spring chromosome 2B, IWGSC CS RefSeq v2.1, whole genome shotgun sequence genome, TTCGCTGGTGCCCGAAAGATTGCACTTAAAGCTCAGATGCTATTTCCAGAGCTTGAAAATATATCTCAGCTGTTAAGTGTTTGCACTGTACACTGTGCAGCAGAGGCAAGGGTGAATGGAGAGCCGGACTGGTATGCAATCCTTCAAGTGGAGGCAACAACAGATCATGCTAACATAAGAAAGCAATACCTCAGGCTTGCCTTTTCACTCCATCCCGATAAAAACTGTTTTCCTGGTGCTGAAGCTGCTTTCAAGTTGGTTGCTGAAGCTCATTCAATATTGTGTGATCAAACAAAGCGATCTCATTATGATATCAGAAGGCAGTATGCTTCCAGAAAAGTGCCGAAGCAAGCTACACAGCAACAAAAGAAGAGTGGCACAAGCAAATGCGATGTACCTGGGTATGAACTGACTTTTTGGACCATATGTGGTCATTGTCAGATGCGATATCAGTATCACAATCATGTCCTAAACACTCTGATCCGCTGTCTGAACTGCGAAAATAATTTCTTTGCATACAAGTACAACTTGCAAGAACAGTATGTGCCGACTTCATCAAGTGTACCCACTAATTCTCAAGTTCCAACAAAGACGTTTCCAAGTCAACAAGGCCGCCGTGTGAAGCTTTCTTCTGCACAGGAAACCACAGGTCCGAATCCAAGGATGAACGCGGCCCAGTGTGACGGTTACATGAAAGGGTATAGCAGGCCAACCATGGGCGAGAAAGCTAGTCAGTCAAGAACGACAAGTGGGCAAAGTCAATTTTCAGCAATGAATCAAGAAAAACCTGCTGTACCAACTGCAAATGAACATATGGGTGGATGGTCAATACCAGATCCTCCTGATCCAAGCATCATTGGCAGACCAAAGTCAGGTAGAGCAGATGCATCTGCAGCTTCAAATGCTATGAATGTCCCTAGTCAGTCAAGAACGACAAGCGGGCAAAGTCAATCTTCAGCAATGAGTCAAGAAAAACCTGCTGTACCGACTGCAAATGAACATATGGGTGGATGGTCAATACCAAATCCTCCTGATCCAAGCATCATTGACAGACCAAAGTCAGGTAGAGCAGATGCATCTGCAGCTTCAAATGCGATGAATGTCCCTGGTCCTGCGAAGCTTTCATCTACAAGTGTAAACACATATGCCAAAATAAGGATAAATGTGGCAGAACGCGATATAAAAGGGCATGACAACCCTAGTGGTGAGAAGGAAGCTAACGAGTCGTATACTACAAAGGGGAAAGTTAAAATTCCAGCAAAGACTGAAAGTAAATCTTCTGCCCAAACTGTAAACATGAAGACAGGTGTTTTTGACAGAAAGAACTCGGGTATAGAGGATGTATCTACAGTGTTAAATGCTGCAGGATCCCCCACTCTCCGGAGATCAGCTAGGAGGACACAAGATGCTGATGGCAGTAGTAGCCTCAGCTATAATAGCAAAAAGAAGCGAAGAAAGAATACTTTTCCAGCGAATGCTGACTTGAATGGGAAGCAAATATTTGATGATAATGTCACTAACGCTGACAGGCAATCTGTTCCATCTGACGTGTCTGGCAAAGTAGACATCCAAGAGGAAGCTAAAACTCCAGATATAGGTGATCAGGACAATATCAGGGCAGAAGTTACAGATACTGTTGGTCAGAGTCAACCTTGCTATTCTGTGAAGCTTTCTTTCCCTGACGCAGATTTTTTCGATTTTGAGAAGTTGAGGGATGCTAGTCTGTTTGCAACTGGTCAGATCTGGGCCCTTTATGATAACCTTGATGGCATGCCAAGATATTATGCTAGAATAAAAAGTTTGGATGCGTCCAACTTTAAAGTTCATCTCACTTGGCTGGAGCGCATTGCAATGAATGAAGCAGAGGAGAAATGGTCCGATGAAGAACTGCCCGTTGCTTGTGGAAGCTTTAGCTTAGGAACAACAGAGATATCACAAGACAGACTCATGTTTTCGCATATTGTTTCATGGACAAAAGGCAAACGAAGGAAATATGAAGTACATCCCAGTAAGGGTGAGGTCTGGGCTCTTTATAAGGGATGGAACATGCAGTGGGGATCAGATGCAGATAATCATAGATCCTATGAATATGAAGTCGTGGAAGTCCTGTCAGATTTCTCAGTTAGTGCTGGCGTTACTGTTGTCCCATTGGTCAGGATTGAAGGCTTTGTCTGTTTATTTGCGACAGTTAAGGAGAAATCTGAAATTGTGGTAGCACCAAGTGAGCTACTTCGTTTTTCTCACAGTGTTCCGTTTTATAGGACAAATGGGAATGAGAAAGTTGGTGTCCCTGGAGGTTTTCTGGAACTTGACACTGCATGTCTCCCCATTGACCTGGATGCAGCGTTTCCTTGTGTTTCTCTTCACTCCTACATGTCCCCTGGCAAGAAAGAGGGCAGCACATCCATTGATTTGAGCACTGGCAGTGCAAGCAGTAGAggaaaacatgaacatatttcttcTGAACCAAAGACATCCTTGCAGAAAAATCCCAATGGTCCTAATGCTTTAGGTGACTTCTCTGAGCAAAATAGTCCCTCCTTAGTTTATACATATCCTGATTCTGAATTCTATAACTTCGAAGAATGCCGCTCATGTGAGAAGTTTGAACGTGGACAAATATGGGCTTTATACAGTGATGTTGACAACTTTCCTAAGTTCTATGGCTGGGTAAGCAAAGTCGAGCTAGAGCCTTTCAAAGTTTATTTGACCTGGCTTGAAGCTTGTCCCCAAGCGGAGCAGGAGAAACAGTGGTTGGAGCAGGATATACCTGTCAGCTGTGGTAAATTTAAAATTCGAAACTGGACAACCATGTACGAAACAAATGATACTTTCTCTCATTTAGTATGCACCGGACATGACCCAAAGCAGCAGATTGAAATTTTTCCGCAAGTAGGTGAGATTTGGGTCATCTACATGGACTGGACACCTGACTGGACTCCCTCGAGCCCTCATGCTTGTGGATTTGGGATCGGTGAGATCATCGAGCGCACTGAAGCTAGCACAAAAGTTTCTCTTCTTACTCAAGTCAATGGTTACACAGCGGTGTTCAAGCCTGGCAAGCGAAAGAGAGTTGTGGAGATACCTACAAGGCACAATCTGAAGTTCTCTCACCGGGTGCCCTCGTTCTGTCTGACGGAAGAAAATGGCGGCAAGCTCAGCGGCTTCTATGAGCTGGATTCAGCCTCTGTTCCAGATGTCTTCCTTTACAAGCATGCCTGATGACATGCCGATGGAAAAGCTCAAACCCTGCCAATATATTCTGACTAGAATCATGTCTTATTCCGCCGTCAGTTTTTTCTACAGTACTCCCTCcgcaaagaaatataagagcgtttagatcactgctGTAGTGACCTAAACACTctaatatttctttacagagggagtacatatataTGCCGGTCAGCTTTAGTCTATTTGAAACCATGTTAGCATTCTATTGCAGACTTGCAGTGCCCTCTCTTACTGGTGGTGGTGAAGTATCAGGTAAACTATGCCTACTAGCGGGCGGAGGCGTGTGCCGTCGCGCCCGTCAGTAAAGCCTGAGACAGTCTTTGTCGGTTTCATCTATGGAAGAAAATTTAAATAGTTTGCTCGGGATAGAGTTGACGGTGTGAAAGTTCTTGATCAAAACTGTTCATTTTAGCGCAAAGTTTAGCACATCCGTTCTACTCGAATGGTTCTTTACTGGGATTGGTTCGTGccctagttttttgtttttttttaaacggATTTGTGCCCTAGTTTTGGCATATGGGGAATGGCTATAGCTCATTCATCTGTTGCATTCTTAGTACCCAGCAATATGCAGTTAGTGCATATATGCAGAGCAGGAAGCAACATCTTCAACTACCATAAGATGCTCGATTTGAAACACTTTTCACTGCATCTGCAGATTAGTTGCATCTATCTCCTTCGCTGGTCCCTGAAACTAGCAACTATTTTTTGGCAGATCTGTTGGTAATAAGGCTATCTTATTATATCAGCTATTAGGCATGGCATGGTTGGTGCATTTTGATATAATTGGCATATACTTACTTTTTTCTCTATTTAGACCCTGTAGCAGCATCATTGttggttttttttcttcttctggaGTAGCTGCGTCGATCGATGATTATTGAAAGAAATTTAGTGCAATATATGAGCAAAACCAAATATGAACGAGTGCAGTGTAGGAAAAATCTGCTACATCTCATACACGTGGCGCTTGCTACAAATCATCCGGCTGATGCCAGGAGAAAGTAAGCCGCCTCGCCCACCGCTCGATTAGGCTGCTTTCGATGGTTGGATTAAGACCTCGAATCGTTTTTCTTTGCAGAGACGCGTTTGTAGTAGTTAGAAAATGTGTTCACACCTCACGTGGCCGGCGCTGGTAGTAGCTAGCTAGCGCGTTGGCAGTAGCTAGCCTATGCATAACTCAGCTAGTCAAAGAAGCCGACCCTGCTTCGCACAGCATGCATCCCATGCCACCAACGCAGCAGCTCCCCTTGGCGTTGCCTGCTGCGATGGTATGAGGTGTGCTGACGATGACACGACGAGATGCTCCGGATGCCCGTGGTGTGCTGCGATGGCATCCCAACTTCTTTCTGGATGTTGCGACTACCGCTGCGGCTGCTGCAATGCCGAGTGGTCAACTGCTACTGCTGCGAAGTGATTGAAAAACTCCTCCATGCACGACTGCAAACGCGGTCGTCTACAGCATTGTGCCCGCGGCAAAACGCGTGGGTGCAACAACACGCAGGGCACAGGTACAGTTTTGCAGTGCGGTGGTCGGCGGAGAGGTGAGAGAAGGAGAGAGGTAGGAGAGTACCGCGTCGAGAGAAAAGATAACGAACGAGTGGTCCAAAGAAAAGAACAAACGTCGTGCGTCCACCGCGACGTGTGGCGTCCAGCCGAGGCGGATGATTACTTGTAGAAATCGTCCGGTTGTTTTTAAACGATTTCCATGCGTAAGTCATCTTGCAGCGATGCCTGACCGATGCTACAGTAAAAATGCAGTCAAATATCTCCATGAACAATGGCCACCGAAGCCACAACCTTTTTCCGGCTAAATACAAAGCAACCATTAGCTTGGTAGCTAGTGCCAAATCCTTTGATACTCGTT is a window encoding:
- the LOC123043514 gene encoding uncharacterized protein: MMECNREEASMAREIAVKKLEDKDFAGARKIALKAQMLFPELENISQLLSVCTVHCAAEARVNGEPDWYAILQVEATTDHANIRKQYLRLAFSLHPDKNCFPGAEAAFKLVAEAHSILCDQTKRSHYDIRRQYASRKVPKQATQQQKKSGTSKCDVPGYELTFWTICGHCQMRYQYHNHVLNTLIRCLNCENNFFAYKYNLQEQYVPTSSSVPTNSQVPTKTFPSQQGRRVKLSSAQETTGPNPRMNAAQCDGYMKGYSRPTMGEKASQSRTTSGQSQFSAMNQEKPAVPTANEHMGGWSIPDPPDPSIIGRPKSGRADASAASNAMNVPSQSRTTSGQSQSSAMSQEKPAVPTANEHMGGWSIPNPPDPSIIDRPKSGRADASAASNAMNVPGPAKLSSTSVNTYAKIRINVAERDIKGHDNPSGEKEANESYTTKGKVKIPAKTESKSSAQTVNMKTGVFDRKNSGIEDVSTVLNAAGSPTLRRSARRTQDADGSSSLSYNSKKKRRKNTFPANADLNGKQIFDDNVTNADRQSVPSDVSGKVDIQEEAKTPDIGDQDNIRAEVTDTVGQSQPCYSVKLSFPDADFFDFEKLRDASLFATGQIWALYDNLDGMPRYYARIKSLDASNFKVHLTWLERIAMNEAEEKWSDEELPVACGSFSLGTTEISQDRLMFSHIVSWTKGKRRKYEVHPSKGEVWALYKGWNMQWGSDADNHRSYEYEVVEVLSDFSVSAGVTVVPLVRIEGFVCLFATVKEKSEIVVAPSELLRFSHSVPFYRTNGNEKVGVPGGFLELDTACLPIDLDAAFPCVSLHSYMSPGKKEGSTSIDLSTGSASSRGKHEHISSEPKTSLQKNPNGPNALGDFSEQNSPSLVYTYPDSEFYNFEECRSCEKFERGQIWALYSDVDNFPKFYGWVSKVELEPFKVYLTWLEACPQAEQEKQWLEQDIPVSCGKFKIRNWTTMYETNDTFSHLVCTGHDPKQQIEIFPQVGEIWVIYMDWTPDWTPSSPHACGFGIGEIIERTEASTKVSLLTQVNGYTAVFKPGKRKRVVEIPTRHNLKFSHRVPSFCLTEENGGKLSGFYELDSASVPDVFLYKHA